The following coding sequences are from one Natrarchaeobaculum sulfurireducens window:
- a CDS encoding hydantoinase B/oxoprolinase family protein produces the protein MTDDRIDPITLEVLRNQFESVAEEMGQTLIRGAYSPNIKERRDCSTALFDAEGRMIAQAEHIPVHLGAMPQSVDAVTEYDPEPGDVFVLNDPFRGGTHLPDVTMVSPLAPDGEIVGYAVSRAHHADVGGMTPGSMPAGAREIYQEGLRIPPTRLVEGGEIREDVRSLVLANVRNPSERKADLQAQLAANERAEVRLASLFDEHGRETVLDGFDAVIGYSHERIVREIEALPDGTYEATDVLEGDGLTNEDVEIAVTVTVDGNAVDVDFAGTADQLDGNLNAPLAVATSAVYFVVRCVTDPEIPPNHGCYEPVTVKAPTGSLLNPEPPAAVVGGNVETSQRVTDVVFTALAGAAPDRVPAQGQGTMNNLTIGARDSSFTYYETIGGGFGARAGKDGMDGVQVGMTNTLNTPIESLETEYPLRVERYALRPNSGGRGQFRGGLGLERTVTVDRDATVSLLTERRRHAPRGVGGGEDATPGANLIDGEPVAAKTTVDVEAGTTVTVRTPGGGGHGDPADRDDEAREADRDDEKRTETGDER, from the coding sequence ATGACCGACGACCGAATCGATCCGATCACGCTCGAGGTGTTGCGAAACCAGTTCGAGAGCGTCGCCGAGGAGATGGGCCAGACCCTGATCCGCGGGGCGTACTCGCCGAACATCAAAGAACGACGGGACTGCTCGACCGCGCTGTTCGACGCCGAGGGGCGGATGATCGCGCAGGCCGAGCACATTCCGGTGCATCTCGGCGCGATGCCCCAGTCCGTCGACGCCGTCACGGAGTACGATCCCGAGCCCGGCGACGTCTTCGTGCTCAACGACCCATTCAGGGGTGGCACGCACCTGCCGGACGTGACGATGGTCTCACCGCTCGCACCGGACGGCGAGATCGTCGGTTACGCCGTCTCGAGAGCCCACCACGCGGACGTCGGGGGGATGACTCCTGGAAGCATGCCCGCCGGCGCACGCGAGATCTACCAGGAGGGACTTCGCATTCCGCCGACACGCCTCGTCGAAGGCGGTGAGATTCGCGAAGACGTCCGCTCGCTCGTGCTCGCGAACGTCAGAAACCCCAGCGAACGAAAGGCCGACCTGCAAGCGCAACTGGCGGCGAACGAACGCGCCGAGGTCCGGCTCGCCTCGCTGTTCGACGAGCACGGCCGTGAGACCGTCCTCGACGGTTTCGACGCCGTCATCGGCTACTCCCACGAGCGGATCGTCCGCGAGATCGAGGCGCTTCCCGATGGAACGTACGAGGCGACGGACGTCCTCGAGGGCGATGGGCTGACGAACGAGGACGTCGAGATCGCCGTGACGGTGACCGTCGATGGCAACGCGGTCGATGTCGATTTCGCCGGAACGGCCGACCAACTCGACGGGAATCTCAACGCCCCCCTCGCGGTCGCGACGAGCGCGGTCTACTTCGTCGTCCGCTGTGTCACTGATCCGGAGATCCCGCCGAATCACGGCTGTTACGAGCCCGTCACGGTGAAAGCGCCGACGGGGTCGTTGCTCAACCCCGAACCCCCGGCGGCGGTCGTCGGCGGGAACGTCGAAACCAGCCAGCGAGTCACGGACGTCGTCTTCACGGCGCTCGCCGGAGCAGCGCCCGACCGCGTTCCCGCACAGGGCCAGGGGACGATGAACAACCTGACGATCGGTGCGCGGGACAGTTCGTTCACCTACTACGAGACCATCGGCGGCGGCTTCGGCGCTCGAGCAGGAAAAGACGGGATGGACGGTGTACAGGTCGGGATGACGAACACGCTAAACACGCCGATCGAATCGCTCGAGACGGAGTACCCGCTGCGGGTCGAACGGTATGCACTCAGGCCGAACAGCGGCGGCCGCGGCCAGTTCCGTGGCGGACTTGGCCTCGAACGAACCGTCACCGTCGATCGAGATGCGACGGTCTCGCTGTTGACCGAACGCCGTCGGCACGCACCACGCGGCGTCGGCGGCGGAGAGGACGCCACACCGGGTGCGAATCTGATCGACGGTGAACCTGTGGCGGCCAAGACGACCGTCGACGTCGAGGCGGGGACGACGGTCACAGTCAGAACCCCCGGCGGCGGCGGCCACGGCGACCCCGCCGACCGCGATGACGAGGCGAGGGAGGCCGACCGCGACGACGAAAAGCGAACGGAGACTGGAGATGAGCGATGA
- a CDS encoding maleate cis-trans isomerase family protein, with protein MSDGTDSPGRLGLVVPSSNTTAEVEFAQYTPDGVSVHAARMALESVSVDELDAMSADATLAAELLGHADVDVVAYACTTGSLLHGPGFDAELEETLSDAAGVPAVATARSVIRALEILEAERIAVATPYTADLDERERDFLEAAGFEVVRIDGRGIEANTEIGALEPEDARDQATALAESVKSVDAVFVSCTNYRSLDAVDALESDLEVPVITSNSATLWDACRVSSIGSDGAGVLFDHDSSD; from the coding sequence ATGAGCGACGGCACCGACTCGCCGGGTCGACTCGGCCTCGTGGTCCCCTCCTCGAACACGACCGCGGAGGTCGAGTTCGCCCAGTACACCCCCGACGGCGTCTCGGTCCACGCCGCACGGATGGCCCTCGAGTCCGTCAGCGTCGACGAACTCGACGCGATGAGCGCTGACGCCACGCTGGCGGCCGAACTCCTCGGACACGCAGACGTCGACGTCGTCGCCTACGCCTGTACGACCGGGAGCCTGCTGCACGGCCCCGGATTCGACGCCGAACTCGAGGAGACGCTGTCGGACGCGGCTGGCGTGCCGGCGGTCGCCACGGCCCGGTCGGTCATCCGGGCCCTCGAGATCCTCGAGGCCGAGCGGATCGCCGTCGCGACGCCGTACACCGCCGATCTCGACGAGCGAGAACGCGACTTCCTCGAGGCCGCGGGCTTCGAGGTCGTGCGTATCGACGGCCGCGGTATCGAAGCGAACACGGAGATCGGCGCGCTCGAGCCCGAAGACGCACGCGATCAGGCGACAGCACTGGCCGAGTCGGTCAAGAGCGTCGACGCCGTCTTCGTCTCCTGTACGAACTACCGGTCACTCGACGCAGTGGACGCACTCGAGTCCGACCTCGAGGTGCCCGTGATCACCAGCAACAGTGCGACGCTGTGGGATGCCTGTCGAGTCTCATCGATCGGCAGTGACGGCGCAGGCGTCCTGTTCGACCACGACTCGTCCGACTGA
- a CDS encoding DUF2062 domain-containing protein, with product MVRERVACYRDRVRRELTAAFREEHTEHEVAISFAIGVFVTTLPTGGLGIGLFLVLVSVWSWISKPALFASVAVLNPFIKPVVYVASFQVGGVFVHTPSLESAGSATETARFAVRQLLVGNVVVAFVLAAVGYLLVFHLISAHRERKRRGSGPT from the coding sequence ATGGTTCGGGAACGGGTCGCCTGTTATCGTGACCGGGTCCGCCGCGAACTCACCGCGGCGTTTCGGGAAGAACACACCGAACACGAGGTCGCGATCAGTTTCGCCATCGGCGTCTTCGTGACGACCCTACCGACGGGTGGGTTAGGGATCGGCCTCTTTCTCGTACTCGTCTCGGTGTGGTCCTGGATCAGTAAACCAGCTCTCTTTGCCTCCGTGGCGGTCCTCAACCCGTTCATCAAACCCGTCGTCTACGTCGCGAGCTTTCAGGTCGGTGGCGTGTTCGTTCACACGCCATCGCTCGAGTCGGCCGGATCTGCCACTGAAACCGCCAGATTTGCCGTTCGACAGCTGCTGGTCGGAAACGTGGTGGTCGCGTTCGTCCTCGCGGCCGTCGGCTACCTCCTCGTCTTTCATCTGATCAGCGCCCATCGCGAGCGAAAACGACGGGGGTCAGGGCCGACATAG
- a CDS encoding Glu/Leu/Phe/Val family dehydrogenase, producing the protein MSETANPFESLQSQIDEAAGYLDVEADVIERLKHPERVLETNLTVELDDGSLERFKAFRSQFNGDRGPYKGGIRYHPQVSRDEVKALSGWMTYKTAIVDIPLGGGKGGIVVDPDEYSTAELERLTRSFAKELRPMIGEDRDIPAPDVNTGQREMNWIKDTYETLENTTEPGVITGKHLASGGSEGRVEATGRSTVLAAREAFEYLGKDLEGATVAVQGYGNAGWIAAKLIDEMGATVVAASDSSGGIYNPDGFDPVAAKQYKNETGSIVGYEESEDELTNDEVLTLDVDLLIPAALENAVDGDLATDINADVISEAANGPLTPDADRILENEDVFVIPDILANAGGVTVSYFEWVQNRQRFYWSEQKVNEELEGIIVDAFDALVGTIEEHDLDNPRTAAYVVAIQRVADAFDEAGTFP; encoded by the coding sequence ATGTCAGAGACAGCCAACCCGTTCGAGAGCCTCCAGTCGCAGATCGACGAGGCGGCTGGGTATCTCGACGTCGAAGCCGACGTCATCGAGCGCCTCAAGCATCCAGAGCGCGTGCTCGAGACGAATCTGACGGTCGAGCTCGACGATGGCTCGCTCGAGCGATTCAAAGCGTTTCGCTCGCAGTTCAACGGCGATCGCGGTCCATACAAAGGCGGTATCCGCTACCACCCACAGGTCTCTCGCGACGAAGTGAAGGCGCTGTCGGGCTGGATGACGTACAAGACGGCGATCGTCGACATCCCACTTGGCGGCGGAAAAGGCGGGATCGTCGTCGATCCCGACGAATACTCTACGGCCGAACTCGAGCGTCTTACCCGGTCGTTCGCGAAGGAGTTGCGTCCGATGATCGGTGAAGACCGCGACATCCCCGCGCCGGACGTGAACACGGGTCAGCGGGAGATGAACTGGATCAAAGATACCTACGAGACACTCGAGAACACCACGGAGCCGGGTGTCATCACTGGCAAACACCTCGCCAGTGGCGGTAGTGAGGGTCGCGTCGAGGCGACGGGTCGATCGACTGTCCTCGCCGCTCGAGAGGCGTTCGAGTATCTCGGGAAGGACCTCGAGGGCGCAACCGTCGCCGTCCAAGGCTACGGGAACGCCGGCTGGATCGCCGCCAAACTGATCGACGAGATGGGTGCGACGGTCGTCGCGGCGAGTGACTCTTCCGGCGGAATCTACAATCCAGACGGTTTCGATCCCGTCGCCGCCAAACAGTACAAAAACGAGACCGGCAGTATCGTCGGCTACGAGGAGAGCGAGGACGAACTCACCAACGACGAGGTCCTCACCCTCGACGTCGACCTCCTGATCCCTGCCGCCCTCGAGAACGCAGTCGACGGCGACCTCGCAACCGACATCAACGCAGACGTCATCTCTGAGGCCGCTAACGGCCCGTTGACGCCCGATGCCGACCGCATACTCGAGAACGAGGACGTCTTCGTCATCCCCGACATTCTCGCGAACGCCGGCGGCGTCACCGTCTCGTACTTCGAGTGGGTCCAGAACCGTCAGCGGTTCTACTGGTCCGAACAGAAAGTCAACGAGGAACTCGAAGGGATCATCGTCGACGCCTTCGACGCGCTCGTCGGAACGATCGAAGAACACGATCTCGACAACCCACGGACGGCTGCGTACGTCGTGGCGATCCAGCGGGTCGCGGACGCGTTCGACGAAGCTGGGACGTTCCCATAG
- a CDS encoding RIO1 family regulatory kinase/ATPase domain-containing protein: MDIRQLARGSIEWDRIERVIRTLADRHDRDVVRVEFLEADNWLSTPCVIDEEFFVKIVSRQNALVHALLTTGRNVGAVSSGTGGFFDRFDTPLEMVEHEYEATERMHEIGVNAPSPIEAFEVNGLGVLVLEYLPEFETLDSADDATVAELAPDLFAMLATVHDHGLAHGDLRSENILLCDDDLYFIDATSVTGDRVSETTAYDLACGLAVLEPRIGARGAVEAASSAYEPRELLAARRFLDFVRLRPDHEFDSTTLRSELEKVADIEQRR; encoded by the coding sequence ATGGACATCCGCCAGCTCGCTCGAGGAAGTATCGAGTGGGACCGTATCGAACGTGTGATTCGGACGCTGGCGGATCGACACGACCGCGACGTCGTTCGCGTCGAGTTCCTCGAGGCGGACAACTGGCTGTCGACGCCGTGTGTGATCGACGAGGAGTTCTTCGTCAAGATCGTCTCCCGGCAGAACGCTCTCGTTCACGCGCTGTTGACCACGGGCCGAAACGTCGGCGCGGTGTCGTCGGGGACCGGCGGCTTCTTCGATCGGTTCGATACGCCCCTCGAGATGGTCGAACACGAGTACGAGGCGACAGAGCGGATGCACGAAATCGGCGTCAACGCACCCAGTCCGATCGAGGCGTTTGAGGTCAACGGGCTCGGCGTCCTCGTCCTCGAGTACCTCCCGGAGTTCGAGACGCTCGATTCGGCCGACGACGCCACCGTCGCCGAACTCGCCCCTGACCTGTTCGCGATGCTCGCGACGGTCCACGACCACGGACTTGCCCACGGCGATCTGCGATCCGAGAATATCCTGCTGTGTGACGACGACCTCTACTTCATCGACGCCACGAGCGTCACCGGAGACCGCGTTTCGGAGACGACTGCCTACGACCTCGCGTGTGGCCTCGCCGTCCTCGAGCCCCGGATCGGTGCTCGCGGTGCCGTCGAGGCCGCCTCGTCGGCGTACGAACCACGCGAACTCCTCGCTGCACGGCGGTTCCTCGATTTCGTCCGGCTCCGACCCGACCACGAGTTCGACTCGACGACGCTCCGAAGCGAACTCGAGAAGGTGGCGGATATAGAGCAGCGTCGCTGA
- a CDS encoding HpcH/HpaI aldolase/citrate lyase family protein, producing MVRRSVLFTPGDRPEMLRKAADSGADVIVFDLEDAVSPDRKGEARTTVREVLSDSAFDPDCEVCVRLNASSEAFGDDLAVLLEDSTSLRLDSVMLPKVESAADIDELEAELEAHDEPRPVLALLESAAGILAAPDVAAAEATDALVFGAEDLSADLGATRTPEGTEVLYARQRAVVAAAAHDCVAIDTLVTDFGNDERLREDAAVSVQLGYDGKLAIHPAQVAPINEAFTPSIEEREWAEAVLEAKREADKAGRGVFEVDGEMIDAPLIAQAERILERTRAANHRK from the coding sequence CAAGGCAGCCGACTCCGGTGCCGACGTGATCGTCTTCGATCTCGAAGACGCCGTCTCGCCCGATCGAAAGGGCGAAGCCCGGACGACGGTCCGCGAGGTCCTCTCCGATTCCGCGTTCGATCCCGACTGTGAAGTCTGCGTCCGCCTCAACGCCTCGAGCGAGGCGTTCGGCGACGATCTCGCGGTACTCCTCGAAGACAGCACCAGCCTTCGCCTCGATAGTGTCATGCTCCCCAAAGTCGAGTCTGCAGCCGACATCGACGAACTCGAAGCCGAACTCGAGGCCCACGACGAACCCCGCCCCGTCCTCGCGCTCCTCGAGAGCGCCGCGGGTATCCTCGCTGCCCCGGACGTCGCCGCCGCCGAGGCGACCGACGCGCTGGTGTTCGGGGCCGAGGACCTCTCCGCTGACCTCGGTGCGACTCGAACGCCGGAGGGGACGGAGGTACTTTACGCCCGCCAGCGGGCGGTGGTCGCGGCGGCCGCTCACGACTGTGTGGCGATCGACACCCTCGTCACCGATTTCGGGAACGACGAGCGACTGCGCGAGGACGCGGCTGTTTCCGTCCAGCTTGGATACGACGGCAAACTGGCGATCCATCCGGCACAGGTCGCCCCGATCAACGAGGCGTTTACGCCGTCGATCGAGGAGCGTGAATGGGCCGAAGCCGTCCTCGAGGCCAAACGCGAGGCCGACAAAGCGGGTCGGGGCGTCTTCGAGGTCGACGGCGAGATGATCGATGCACCGCTGATCGCCCAGGCCGAACGCATCCTCGAGCGCACCCGTGCCGCCAACCATCGGAAGTAA
- a CDS encoding DUF7544 domain-containing protein, whose protein sequence is MDAVDDLGDAIDVTRDLLLPIRPWLWLKLAIVVLFVTGIGLGGGIPSDPGIVSETEELAPADPAADPAADPMAEPLPDEFFAIALALVLLAVLLWLFFAIVGAIMEFVFVESLRSNDVRIRRFSRENLGRGLRLFGFRLLVGLLSFAVLAVPAAAIVLTASGTEAILGSFLLLALVGIGVGLVYVIVMRFTSEFVAPIMLLESRGVLSGWRRFWPTLTGNWSEYLVYLLLVWILQLVVNIAAGFLILFALVLVAIPFVILLVLLVMLGEIGFLLAIPVVLLGVLVALLVVALIQMPIRTYFQYYALLLLGDTNRDLDLIPDQRAAARDDDERDGRDGPISAGREDHWEADESESDRRDDRDDEGAIWDDSDPWDDSSWDDSSDRESRNENDAGDWDVFDDDREANEDSDHDGDDEDGDDRDERRGW, encoded by the coding sequence ATGGATGCTGTCGACGACCTCGGCGATGCGATCGACGTAACGCGGGACCTCCTGTTGCCGATACGGCCGTGGCTGTGGCTGAAGCTGGCGATCGTCGTCCTGTTCGTTACGGGGATCGGGTTGGGCGGCGGTATTCCGAGCGATCCGGGCATCGTCTCCGAGACCGAGGAGCTGGCACCGGCCGATCCAGCGGCCGACCCAGCGGCCGACCCGATGGCCGAGCCGCTCCCGGATGAGTTCTTCGCGATCGCACTCGCCCTCGTCCTCCTTGCCGTGTTGCTCTGGTTGTTCTTTGCGATCGTCGGGGCGATCATGGAGTTCGTCTTCGTCGAGTCGTTGCGCTCGAACGACGTTCGGATTCGCCGATTCAGCAGGGAGAACCTGGGCCGGGGCCTCCGACTCTTCGGCTTTCGGCTCCTCGTTGGGCTACTCTCGTTCGCGGTGCTCGCCGTCCCCGCGGCTGCCATCGTTCTGACTGCCTCGGGCACCGAAGCCATCCTCGGGAGTTTCCTCTTGCTCGCCCTGGTCGGCATCGGCGTCGGACTCGTGTACGTGATCGTGATGCGGTTTACCTCCGAGTTCGTCGCCCCGATTATGCTGCTCGAATCACGCGGCGTCCTCTCCGGCTGGCGGCGGTTCTGGCCGACGCTGACCGGTAACTGGTCCGAGTACCTCGTCTATCTGCTGTTGGTCTGGATCCTCCAACTCGTGGTCAACATCGCCGCTGGCTTTTTGATCCTCTTTGCGCTCGTACTCGTGGCGATTCCGTTCGTGATTCTCCTCGTCCTGCTCGTGATGCTCGGCGAGATCGGCTTTCTGCTCGCGATACCAGTCGTCCTCCTGGGCGTACTAGTCGCCTTGCTGGTCGTCGCACTCATCCAGATGCCGATCCGGACGTACTTCCAGTACTACGCGCTGTTGTTGCTCGGCGATACGAACCGCGATCTCGACCTGATTCCCGACCAGCGAGCGGCTGCTCGCGATGATGACGAGCGCGACGGGCGCGACGGGCCGATCAGTGCTGGCCGCGAAGACCACTGGGAAGCCGACGAATCCGAGTCCGACCGACGCGACGACCGCGACGACGAAGGTGCCATCTGGGACGACTCCGACCCGTGGGACGACAGTAGCTGGGACGACTCGAGCGATCGAGAGTCCCGTAACGAGAACGACGCCGGTGACTGGGACGTGTTCGACGACGACCGCGAGGCTAACGAAGACAGTGACCACGACGGAGACGACGAAGACGGCGACGACCGCGACGAAAGGCGGGGCTGGTAA
- a CDS encoding acyl-CoA dehydrogenase family protein produces MEFTLPDEHRMVRDTVREVCETEIEPIAQEIEDEHRFPAEIFDQLAALDVMGVPITDEYGGLGGDTLMYSLVAEELGRVSGSIGLSYVAHTSLASKPIEQFGTHEQKERWLRPLAEGEYLGGWALTEPESGSDASDMDTTARKEGDEWVLNGTKQFITNASEAGSILVKAVTDPEAGYDGISTFIVDPREDDGFEVTTIWEKMGLNASPTCEIRLENVRLPEDRLLGEEGDGWDQTKKTLDGGRISIAALSTGLAQGAYDHAKRYSTEREQFGQPISRFDAVRDTVVDMHRKVERARLLTYRAATTYDDGEPVTRESALAKLDASEAAREVAEDAVQVLGGYGYTTDFAPQRFYRDAKLMEIGEGTSEIQHLVIGREIGL; encoded by the coding sequence ATGGAGTTCACGCTGCCCGACGAACACCGGATGGTTCGGGATACCGTCAGGGAGGTCTGCGAGACAGAAATCGAGCCGATCGCCCAGGAGATCGAAGACGAGCATCGCTTTCCGGCCGAAATCTTCGACCAGCTCGCAGCGCTGGACGTGATGGGCGTCCCGATCACCGACGAGTACGGCGGGCTCGGCGGCGACACCCTCATGTACTCGCTGGTCGCCGAGGAACTCGGTCGCGTCTCGGGATCGATCGGCCTCTCGTACGTCGCACACACGTCGCTGGCATCGAAACCGATCGAGCAGTTCGGCACCCACGAGCAGAAAGAACGTTGGCTACGCCCGCTCGCGGAGGGCGAGTATCTCGGCGGCTGGGCACTGACCGAACCCGAGAGTGGCTCCGATGCCTCCGACATGGACACGACCGCACGAAAGGAAGGCGATGAGTGGGTTCTCAACGGAACCAAGCAGTTCATCACGAACGCCAGCGAGGCCGGATCGATTCTCGTCAAGGCCGTCACTGACCCCGAGGCGGGCTACGATGGCATTTCGACGTTCATCGTCGATCCCCGCGAAGACGACGGCTTCGAGGTAACGACGATCTGGGAGAAGATGGGGCTCAACGCCTCGCCGACCTGTGAGATCCGACTCGAGAACGTCCGGCTCCCCGAGGACCGATTACTCGGCGAAGAAGGCGACGGCTGGGACCAGACGAAAAAGACCCTCGACGGCGGTCGAATCTCCATCGCCGCGCTTTCGACGGGACTCGCCCAGGGTGCCTACGACCACGCCAAGCGGTACAGCACGGAACGCGAACAGTTCGGTCAGCCGATCTCGAGATTCGACGCCGTCCGCGACACGGTCGTCGACATGCACCGGAAGGTCGAGCGCGCACGCCTGTTGACCTACAGGGCCGCGACGACCTACGACGACGGCGAGCCCGTCACGCGGGAGTCCGCCCTCGCGAAACTCGACGCCAGCGAGGCCGCCCGCGAGGTCGCAGAGGACGCCGTCCAGGTGCTCGGCGGCTACGGCTACACGACCGACTTCGCCCCCCAGCGGTTCTACCGGGATGCCAAACTGATGGAGATCGGCGAGGGGACAAGCGAGATTCAACACCTCGTCATCGGCCGAGAAATCGGCCTCTGA